The proteins below are encoded in one region of Reichenbachiella sp. 5M10:
- a CDS encoding NAD(P)(+) transhydrogenase (Re/Si-specific) subunit beta codes for MQYINLLYILSTVLLIIGLRRMSSPASAAKGNLIAAAGMGLAIVVAMFDPIAGDQGNYAWIIVALAIGTVVGLVFSKKVAMTAIPELVSLFNGFGGACAVAISIIEVYKFGETSSLGARATTYMALFIGGVAFTGSLIAYGKLSGKVKDWKSGVSSYFNLIWLALCLGLIMYEVIAMGQIEYLPIVILVVSLIYGFTFVLPIGGADMPVVISLLNAFTGIAAALAGVVYGNMVMLLGGILVGSSGTILTVLMCQAMNRSLINVIIGGFGGSSAAAGSGPEGDVKETSANDTAILMRYASNVMIIPGYGMAVAQAQKACKELDKSLTERGVNVSYAIHPVAGRMPGHMNVLLAEADVPYNKLIDMDEANNLFADTDVCLVVGANDVVNPSALDDPSSPIYGMPVLEILKSKNVIVLKRSMNKGYSGIENPLFFHDKTKMLFGDAKATIETLNSEVKSMD; via the coding sequence ATGCAGTATATCAATTTATTATACATCCTCTCGACGGTGCTATTGATCATCGGATTGAGGAGAATGAGTAGCCCAGCGTCGGCAGCCAAAGGGAATTTGATCGCGGCAGCTGGAATGGGGCTGGCGATTGTGGTGGCGATGTTTGATCCGATAGCTGGAGATCAAGGCAACTATGCATGGATCATCGTTGCGTTAGCGATTGGTACAGTTGTAGGGTTGGTGTTCTCTAAGAAAGTTGCTATGACAGCTATACCAGAACTTGTTTCGTTGTTCAACGGATTTGGAGGAGCATGCGCAGTGGCTATATCCATCATCGAGGTGTACAAATTTGGAGAGACCAGTAGTCTTGGCGCAAGAGCTACGACTTATATGGCGTTATTTATAGGTGGAGTGGCCTTCACAGGCTCATTGATAGCTTATGGCAAGCTCAGTGGCAAAGTCAAAGATTGGAAAAGTGGCGTCTCTTCCTATTTCAACCTGATTTGGCTAGCACTGTGTTTGGGACTGATCATGTATGAAGTGATTGCGATGGGGCAGATAGAGTACTTGCCGATAGTCATCCTTGTCGTGTCACTGATTTATGGGTTTACCTTTGTGCTGCCGATCGGTGGTGCGGATATGCCAGTGGTGATTTCTTTGCTCAATGCCTTTACAGGAATTGCTGCAGCACTCGCTGGCGTGGTATATGGCAACATGGTCATGCTACTTGGAGGAATCCTTGTGGGCTCGTCTGGTACGATCTTGACCGTACTGATGTGTCAGGCCATGAATCGCTCGTTGATCAATGTGATCATAGGTGGATTTGGCGGATCGTCAGCTGCAGCTGGTTCTGGCCCTGAAGGGGATGTAAAGGAAACCTCTGCCAACGATACAGCTATCCTGATGCGCTACGCGAGCAACGTCATGATTATTCCTGGATATGGTATGGCTGTAGCACAAGCACAAAAAGCCTGTAAGGAACTGGACAAGAGTCTCACCGAGCGCGGGGTGAATGTCAGCTACGCTATCCATCCGGTGGCAGGCCGTATGCCAGGTCATATGAATGTACTACTAGCCGAAGCAGATGTGCCGTACAACAAACTCATCGATATGGATGAGGCAAATAATTTATTCGCAGATACGGATGTTTGTCTCGTCGTGGGAGCCAATGATGTGGTTAACCCATCGGCATTAGACGATCCGAGTAGTCCGATATATGGAATGCCTGTGTTGGAGATTCTCAAGAGCAAGAATGTAATAGTCCTCAAACGAAGCATGAATAAAGGGTATTCGGGGATAGAAAACCCACTTTTCTTTCATGACAAAACGAAGATGCTCTTCGGTGACGCAAAAGCTACCATCGAAACTCTCAACAGCGAAGTGAAGTCTATGGATTGA
- a CDS encoding NAD(P) transhydrogenase subunit alpha, with protein MLEILDYLNDNVLTINLWIITIYLGFEVISKVPTVLHTPLMSGSNAISGIVIIGAIILVRQSASDDYLSLTIGGIGIVLATINVVGGHAVTNRMLEMFKKKS; from the coding sequence ATGTTAGAAATTTTAGATTATCTAAATGATAATGTATTGACCATTAATCTATGGATCATTACAATATACTTGGGTTTTGAGGTCATCTCAAAAGTTCCAACAGTGTTGCATACACCACTCATGTCTGGCTCCAATGCGATCTCAGGTATCGTGATCATCGGAGCGATCATTCTAGTGCGGCAGTCTGCAAGTGACGATTATTTGTCATTGACAATCGGTGGGATTGGGATCGTGCTGGCAACCATTAATGTAGTAGGGGGGCACGCAGTGACCAACCGTATGTTGGAAATGTTTAAGAAAAAATCATAA
- a CDS encoding NAD(P) transhydrogenase subunit alpha gives MLIGVLKCTEENLVAVVPKVVPKYTKSGFEVWIESGAGTASNYSDAAYEGEGVKVTSRSEILEQADVLVTAVGIHIEELAKVKKSAMIVGKFGGRVESPLLTALQEMEAKAYSLDLLPRSSIAQSMDVLSSLASLSGYKAVVMAADHFGGYLPMMTTSAGTIPPAKVMVLGAGVAGLQAIATAKRLGAMVEAFDVRSAVKEEVESLGAKFIEVEGAAENASAGGYAIEQSEEYITKQKELIHQTATKADIVITTANIPGRKAPILIEEKTVRGMKAGSVIVDMATASGGNVELSRDNETVEVDGVQVIGDTKLYNHMGPQSSFVYSNNVFNFLSFILKDGEENIPYENEIVAKTLLKVGQKEAVSA, from the coding sequence ATGCTAATAGGGGTATTAAAATGTACTGAAGAGAATTTGGTAGCGGTAGTTCCGAAGGTCGTGCCAAAGTACACCAAGAGTGGCTTTGAGGTATGGATCGAATCGGGGGCCGGTACAGCATCCAACTATTCGGATGCAGCGTACGAGGGAGAGGGTGTGAAGGTCACATCTAGAAGTGAAATTTTGGAGCAAGCCGATGTACTGGTCACAGCGGTGGGTATTCATATTGAAGAACTCGCCAAGGTTAAAAAGTCTGCAATGATTGTCGGCAAATTTGGTGGTAGAGTTGAGTCACCGTTGTTGACGGCACTTCAAGAGATGGAGGCTAAGGCTTACAGCTTGGATTTGTTGCCACGCTCGTCGATCGCACAGTCAATGGATGTGTTGTCTTCGTTGGCTTCCTTGTCTGGGTACAAGGCAGTTGTGATGGCTGCAGACCATTTTGGAGGGTACCTACCTATGATGACTACTTCGGCGGGTACGATCCCGCCGGCCAAGGTGATGGTACTTGGTGCGGGAGTAGCTGGACTACAGGCTATCGCTACAGCAAAAAGGTTGGGGGCTATGGTAGAAGCATTTGATGTGCGCTCTGCTGTCAAGGAAGAGGTCGAGAGCCTGGGAGCGAAGTTTATCGAAGTAGAAGGAGCTGCTGAGAATGCTTCTGCCGGAGGATATGCCATTGAACAATCCGAAGAATACATCACCAAGCAAAAAGAACTGATCCACCAGACAGCCACGAAGGCGGACATTGTGATTACCACGGCGAATATACCTGGAAGAAAGGCGCCGATCCTCATAGAGGAAAAGACTGTGAGAGGAATGAAAGCTGGGAGTGTGATCGTCGACATGGCAACTGCGAGTGGGGGCAATGTGGAGTTGTCCAGAGACAATGAGACCGTAGAGGTTGATGGTGTACAGGTCATAGGGGATACCAAGTTGTACAACCATATGGGGCCACAGTCGAGTTTTGTTTATAGCAATAACGTCTTCAATTTTTTGAGTTTCATACTCAAGGATGGGGAAGAAAACATCCCGTATGAAAACGAAATCGTAGCAAAGACCCTACTAAAAGTAGGTCAAAAAGAAGCGGTTTCGGCCTAA
- a CDS encoding sensor histidine kinase — MITIVILSLGVLALLITHFVQTHQNNDKITHLKADIYKYYIRSRFQAVEVDTMQGIIKENDSKRKKVIDELHENIGNKIVAAKMHFGAIHHEALINSTYFQKGHTLLDEAVSDTRQLAYNMSDQELSEFSIITALKDIKKSLERDNQIKLGIFFHGLDKNLSNELNLQLYRMVQELITNILTHAYASQVTVQLNRRNNELILTVEDDGIGFDPQQINFIKGNGFGLKGIEQNLSQIDGKVYIDSHPGHGTTVTIEIPDAA; from the coding sequence ATGATTACCATCGTTATTCTATCTTTAGGAGTTCTTGCTTTGCTCATCACACACTTCGTCCAAACCCATCAAAACAACGACAAAATCACTCACCTCAAAGCAGACATCTACAAGTACTACATTCGTAGTAGGTTTCAAGCCGTAGAAGTCGACACTATGCAAGGGATCATCAAAGAAAACGACTCCAAACGCAAAAAGGTCATCGATGAATTGCACGAGAATATTGGCAACAAAATCGTAGCGGCAAAAATGCACTTTGGAGCCATCCATCACGAAGCACTCATCAACTCCACTTATTTTCAAAAAGGGCACACGCTCCTCGACGAAGCGGTCAGCGACACACGTCAGCTTGCCTACAACATGTCGGACCAGGAGCTTTCCGAATTTAGTATCATCACCGCACTCAAGGACATCAAAAAATCTCTTGAACGTGACAATCAGATCAAGCTAGGTATCTTCTTTCACGGTTTGGACAAAAACCTCAGCAACGAACTCAATCTTCAGCTCTACCGCATGGTCCAAGAGCTCATCACCAATATCCTCACACACGCCTATGCAAGTCAAGTCACCGTACAACTCAACCGAAGAAATAATGAATTAATATTGACAGTAGAAGACGATGGTATTGGATTTGACCCACAACAGATTAACTTTATCAAAGGAAATGGTTTCGGACTGAAAGGAATCGAGCAGAACCTCAGCCAAATTGACGGCAAGGTATACATCGATTCTCACCCCGGTCACGGCACCACTGTTACTATCGAAATACCAGACGCCGCATGA
- a CDS encoding response regulator transcription factor — protein MIKVLIADDHEVIVEGLKALLSGEPELEIVSHAHNGHQVLAQLEMNAIDVVLLDINMPELDGLETTKLIRQDHPKVKVLILSMYNKPEFIRHLIEIGAHGYVLKNTPKKELIEAIQNVHHGIEHFSEEIKDTIMKNLKTKGHVGEAYLTDRERDIIRLLADGFTTNEIAEKLFISVHTVDTHRKNLLTKLNQKNIASLIRYAVEKGYAGKQF, from the coding sequence ATGATAAAAGTACTGATCGCAGATGATCATGAAGTAATTGTAGAAGGGCTGAAAGCCCTGCTCTCTGGAGAGCCTGAATTAGAAATCGTCTCTCATGCCCACAATGGCCATCAAGTATTGGCTCAACTCGAGATGAATGCAATCGACGTAGTACTACTGGACATCAACATGCCCGAACTAGACGGCCTAGAAACTACCAAGTTGATTCGTCAGGATCACCCCAAAGTAAAAGTTCTCATCCTCTCGATGTACAACAAGCCAGAGTTCATCCGTCACCTCATCGAAATCGGAGCGCATGGCTATGTACTCAAAAATACGCCAAAAAAAGAATTGATTGAAGCCATCCAAAATGTACACCATGGCATTGAGCATTTTAGCGAGGAAATCAAGGACACGATCATGAAGAACCTCAAAACCAAGGGACACGTGGGAGAGGCCTACTTGACCGATCGCGAACGTGACATCATCCGTCTACTTGCAGACGGCTTCACCACCAACGAAATCGCAGAAAAGCTATTCATCAGTGTACACACCGTAGACACGCACCGCAAAAACCTACTCACTAAGCTCAACCAAAAAAACATTGCCTCTCTGATCCGCTATGCGGTCGAAAAAGGCTATGCTGGCAAACAATTCTAG
- a CDS encoding YgiQ family radical SAM protein — MAQRPITDWLPITRKEVLERGWDELDVVIVSGDAYVDHPSFGGAVIGRIIESEGYKVGIIPQPNWQDDLRDFKKFGKPKMFFGVTSGCMDSMVNHYTANKRKRSNDAYTPGGEAGFRPDYATITYSNILKKLYPDVPIVIGGVEASLRRVTHYDYWSDKLMPSVLVDSKANMLVYGMGEQPLRDLLRLLGKGVPFDQLKTIPQTSVLTDRKEDLPEVDWKTIVLNSHEKCLRDKKSYASNFKHVEQESNKLNANRIVQDTDDYHVIINPPYYTMTESEIDQSFDLPYTRLPHPKYKKRGPIPAYEMIKFSINMHRGCFGGCSFCTISAHQGKFIASRSKESVMKEVDQVTSMPDFKGYISDLGGPSANMYGLKGKVQEICDRCVSPSCIHPVICSNLDTDHSSMTELYKKVDAHPKVKKAFVGSGIRYDLLVESYNKNANNSIDEYMEQLVTRHVSGRLKVAPEHTADDTLRVMRKPSFKHFHDFKKKYDFYNKKNGLKQPLIPYFISSHPGCKEEDMANLAAETKDMGFMLEQVQDFTPTPMTVATVIYYSGFHPYTMERMYVPKTEKEKRAQHMFFFWHKKEYQQRIKDKLINKNRRDLVEKLLGGRIVRDVLEKQPFVKKEGEAKKKGKGATFGKGKRYHKRKGRN, encoded by the coding sequence ATCGCACAAAGACCCATAACGGATTGGCTGCCCATCACCAGGAAGGAAGTTCTGGAGCGCGGCTGGGATGAGCTAGATGTAGTAATCGTCTCAGGAGATGCTTATGTAGATCATCCGTCGTTTGGTGGCGCGGTGATTGGGCGTATCATTGAGAGTGAGGGATACAAGGTAGGGATTATCCCTCAGCCCAATTGGCAAGATGATTTGCGTGATTTCAAAAAGTTTGGGAAGCCCAAGATGTTTTTTGGAGTGACCTCTGGCTGTATGGATTCGATGGTCAACCACTACACTGCCAACAAACGCAAGCGATCCAATGATGCCTATACACCAGGTGGAGAAGCGGGTTTTCGTCCAGACTATGCGACGATTACTTATTCGAATATCCTAAAGAAACTATACCCTGATGTACCGATTGTGATCGGTGGAGTGGAAGCGAGTTTGCGTCGCGTGACACATTATGACTATTGGTCAGACAAGCTCATGCCATCAGTCTTAGTCGATAGCAAAGCAAATATGCTGGTGTATGGTATGGGCGAACAGCCTTTGCGTGATCTTCTGAGATTGCTGGGAAAGGGTGTTCCGTTTGATCAACTGAAGACCATACCACAAACGAGTGTGTTGACCGATCGAAAAGAGGATCTACCCGAAGTAGATTGGAAAACTATTGTACTCAATAGTCACGAAAAGTGCCTTCGAGACAAGAAGTCTTATGCTTCGAATTTCAAACACGTAGAGCAGGAGTCCAATAAGCTCAATGCCAATAGGATCGTTCAAGATACGGATGACTACCATGTGATTATCAATCCGCCTTACTATACGATGACGGAGAGCGAGATCGATCAGTCATTTGATTTGCCTTATACGCGTCTGCCCCATCCCAAGTATAAGAAGCGTGGACCTATCCCAGCCTATGAAATGATCAAGTTCTCGATCAACATGCACAGGGGGTGTTTTGGGGGATGTAGTTTTTGTACGATATCTGCTCATCAGGGCAAGTTCATCGCCAGTAGATCCAAGGAGTCGGTGATGAAGGAAGTGGACCAAGTTACTTCTATGCCCGATTTCAAGGGGTATATTTCAGATTTGGGTGGACCATCGGCCAACATGTATGGGCTAAAGGGTAAGGTGCAGGAGATCTGTGATCGATGTGTGAGTCCGTCATGCATACACCCGGTGATTTGTAGCAATTTGGATACAGACCATAGTTCTATGACTGAGCTATACAAGAAAGTAGATGCACACCCAAAGGTCAAAAAGGCATTTGTTGGGAGTGGTATTCGCTATGATCTATTGGTCGAAAGCTACAACAAGAATGCAAACAACAGTATCGATGAGTACATGGAACAGCTGGTGACACGTCATGTCTCTGGGCGTTTGAAGGTCGCTCCGGAACATACGGCAGACGATACACTTCGCGTGATGCGAAAACCATCGTTCAAGCATTTTCATGATTTTAAGAAGAAGTATGACTTCTACAATAAGAAAAACGGTTTGAAGCAGCCATTGATTCCTTACTTCATTTCAAGTCATCCAGGCTGCAAGGAAGAGGATATGGCTAATTTGGCAGCAGAGACCAAGGATATGGGGTTCATGCTGGAGCAGGTGCAGGATTTTACACCTACTCCGATGACCGTAGCGACTGTGATCTATTATTCGGGTTTTCACCCCTACACCATGGAACGCATGTATGTGCCTAAGACAGAGAAGGAAAAGCGGGCGCAGCACATGTTCTTTTTCTGGCATAAAAAAGAGTATCAGCAGCGGATCAAGGACAAACTAATCAACAAGAACAGACGAGACTTGGTCGAAAAACTCCTGGGTGGGAGGATCGTACGTGATGTACTTGAAAAGCAACCTTTTGTCAAGAAAGAAGGGGAGGCAAAGAAAAAAGGGAAAGGAGCCACTTTTGGTAAGGGAAAGCGGTACCACAAAAGGAAGGGTAGAAACTAG
- a CDS encoding LacI family DNA-binding transcriptional regulator, with product MKRITIKEIARQAGVSVGTVDRVLHKRGEVAEATKNLVLKIAKEGNYTTNVFARNLKLNKVYQIAVILPLDNDYWKAQRQGIEEAAGEYESLGMVLKFYPFDRSNQGSFLSKAALAIGDEPDAVILAPLMEKEATDICERLTSKNIPFVFVDSNLEEVAPLAFIGQDSVQSGYLAARLINYGCAQGQPAWILKYTDFDSFNKTIDERIEGFYQYYKDKGWDQAMIQELAVMDQESLLTLLDEVGTGDVHLFVPNSRCYQIVAMAGDRLSDMETRIIGYDLIKPNVTTLQDDFVDFIIDQNPTLQGNLSVQVLYKKLIASAAVKQYQFMPLEVVSKENLRFANSYQEEEQIVKV from the coding sequence ATGAAGAGAATTACCATCAAGGAAATCGCTAGACAAGCTGGCGTGTCTGTGGGGACTGTAGATCGGGTGTTGCACAAAAGAGGGGAAGTAGCGGAGGCAACCAAGAATTTGGTGCTAAAAATTGCGAAGGAAGGAAACTATACGACCAACGTATTTGCTCGTAACTTGAAATTGAACAAGGTCTACCAAATCGCTGTAATACTACCGTTGGATAACGACTACTGGAAGGCACAGCGTCAGGGAATCGAAGAAGCAGCAGGAGAGTACGAGTCTTTGGGTATGGTCCTGAAATTTTATCCGTTTGACAGAAGCAATCAAGGCTCCTTTTTGTCCAAAGCTGCGTTGGCCATAGGAGACGAACCAGACGCAGTGATCTTGGCTCCCTTGATGGAAAAGGAAGCGACAGATATCTGCGAGAGACTTACATCTAAGAATATTCCGTTTGTGTTTGTCGATTCGAACCTCGAAGAGGTAGCACCTTTGGCTTTTATTGGACAAGACTCTGTGCAAAGTGGTTATTTGGCGGCACGTCTGATCAACTACGGATGTGCACAAGGGCAACCTGCCTGGATTCTCAAATACACGGACTTTGATAGTTTTAACAAGACAATTGATGAGCGTATTGAGGGTTTTTATCAATATTATAAGGACAAAGGCTGGGATCAGGCGATGATTCAGGAGTTGGCCGTGATGGATCAGGAGAGTCTACTGACCTTGCTGGATGAGGTAGGTACAGGGGATGTTCATTTATTTGTACCCAACTCTCGTTGTTATCAGATTGTGGCCATGGCAGGAGATCGTTTGTCAGATATGGAGACCCGTATCATTGGCTATGACTTGATCAAGCCCAATGTTACTACATTGCAAGATGATTTTGTGGATTTCATAATCGATCAAAACCCTACCCTACAAGGGAATTTGAGTGTGCAGGTATTGTATAAGAAGCTGATAGCAAGTGCTGCTGTGAAGCAATACCAGTTCATGCCACTAGAAGTGGTGAGCAAAGAAAATTTGAGATTTGCGAACTCCTACCAAGAGGAAGAACAAATAGTCAAGGTCTAG